A window of the Pseudoalteromonas sp. A25 genome harbors these coding sequences:
- the hslV gene encoding ATP-dependent protease subunit HslV: protein MTTIVSVRRDNKVVIGGDGQVSLGNTVMKGNARKVRRLYNGKVLAGFAGGTADAFTLFERFESKLEMHQGHLTKAAVEMAKDWRSDRALRKLEALLAVADETASLIITGNGDVVQPENDLIAIGSGGNFAQSAAIALLENTDLSAREIVEKSLKIAGDICVFTNNFQTIEEL from the coding sequence ATGACTACCATCGTAAGCGTACGTCGTGACAATAAAGTTGTCATTGGTGGAGATGGCCAAGTATCGCTTGGTAACACAGTAATGAAGGGCAATGCCCGTAAAGTTCGCCGCTTGTATAACGGCAAAGTATTAGCAGGGTTTGCCGGTGGCACCGCAGATGCATTTACGTTATTTGAACGCTTTGAAAGCAAACTAGAAATGCACCAAGGGCACCTCACCAAAGCTGCCGTTGAAATGGCCAAAGATTGGCGCAGTGACCGCGCCCTGCGTAAACTTGAAGCACTGTTAGCGGTGGCCGACGAAACGGCATCGTTGATTATCACCGGAAATGGTGATGTGGTGCAGCCAGAGAACGACTTAATTGCCATTGGCAGTGGTGGCAATTTTGCGCAATCAGCCGCCATCGCTTTGCTAGAAAATACTGATTTAAGCGCCCGTGAAATTGTTGAGAAAAGCCTGAAAATTGCGGGTGATATCTGCGTATTTACCAATAATTTCCAAACTATCGAAGAATTGTAA
- the hslU gene encoding HslU--HslV peptidase ATPase subunit, with protein sequence MTAMTPREIVHELDQHIIGQDKAKKAVAIALRNRWRRMQLEDDLRAEVTPKNILMIGPTGVGKTEIARRLAKLANAPFIKVEATKFTEVGYVGKEVESIIKDLVDISFKMTREQQAKKHQHRAEEAAEERILDALLPPAKDAWGESQPNENNSTRQVFRKKLREGQLDDKEIDIDIAEAAPNVEIMAPPGMEEMTNQLQGMFQNMTGEKKKKRKLKIKDAFKLLVEEEAARMVNPEELKEQAVFSVEQNGIVFIDEIDKICKRGEAQGPDVSREGVQRDLLPLIEGSTVNTKHGMVKTDHILFIASGAFQMAKPSDLIPELQGRLPIRVELEALSAGDFKRILTEPHASLSEQQEALMKTEQVDISFTDDAITRLAEAAWQVNEKTENIGARRLHTIMEKLMEELSYDASEKAGESFVIDAAYVEKHLDALVQDEDLSRFIL encoded by the coding sequence ATGACAGCAATGACCCCAAGAGAAATCGTCCACGAATTAGATCAACACATTATTGGCCAAGACAAGGCAAAAAAAGCCGTTGCCATTGCTCTACGTAATCGCTGGCGTCGTATGCAGCTAGAAGATGATTTGCGCGCAGAAGTTACCCCAAAAAATATCTTGATGATAGGTCCCACCGGTGTCGGTAAAACAGAAATTGCACGCCGTTTAGCAAAGCTTGCTAATGCGCCATTTATTAAGGTAGAAGCCACTAAATTCACCGAAGTCGGTTATGTAGGTAAAGAAGTAGAATCTATCATCAAAGACTTGGTCGACATTTCGTTCAAAATGACTCGTGAGCAGCAAGCCAAAAAGCACCAACACCGTGCCGAAGAGGCGGCTGAAGAGCGTATTCTTGATGCACTATTACCACCTGCAAAAGACGCATGGGGTGAATCGCAGCCAAACGAAAATAACTCAACTCGCCAAGTTTTTCGTAAAAAACTGCGCGAAGGCCAGCTAGACGACAAAGAAATCGACATTGATATCGCTGAAGCCGCGCCTAATGTGGAGATCATGGCCCCTCCTGGCATGGAAGAAATGACCAATCAGTTGCAAGGCATGTTTCAAAACATGACTGGCGAGAAAAAGAAAAAGCGCAAGCTAAAAATCAAAGATGCATTTAAGCTACTAGTTGAAGAAGAAGCCGCTCGCATGGTCAACCCAGAGGAGCTTAAAGAGCAAGCTGTCTTCTCGGTTGAACAAAATGGTATCGTCTTTATCGACGAAATTGACAAGATCTGTAAACGTGGTGAAGCGCAAGGTCCTGATGTGAGCCGTGAAGGCGTGCAACGTGACCTACTGCCATTAATTGAAGGTTCTACCGTCAATACCAAGCATGGCATGGTTAAAACAGACCACATCTTGTTTATTGCCTCAGGCGCATTCCAAATGGCGAAACCTTCGGATCTCATCCCTGAGTTACAAGGTCGTTTGCCTATTCGTGTTGAACTTGAAGCATTAAGCGCGGGTGATTTCAAACGCATTCTCACAGAACCGCATGCATCTCTAAGTGAGCAACAAGAAGCCTTAATGAAAACCGAACAAGTTGATATTAGCTTCACCGATGATGCAATTACACGCCTTGCGGAAGCTGCATGGCAAGTAAATGAAAAAACAGAAAACATTGGTGCTCGTCGTCTTCACACCATCATGGAAAAACTGATGGAAGAGTTATCTTACGACGCGTCAGAAAAGGCAGGTGAAAGTTTTGTGATTGATGCAGCTTATGTAGAAAAGCACTTAGATGCATTAGTACAAGACGAGGACTTGTCTCGCTTTATCCTATAA
- a CDS encoding gamma-butyrobetaine hydroxylase-like domain-containing protein produces the protein MYIVTKLHYHRKSKKLDIVFDDGLECSLTSEFLRTHSPSAQVQGHGTGMKLVLNKQHVAITKLEPVGHYAVRLSFDDGHNSGLYSWQYLRTLSTDHDTLWESYQQRVQEHNETEHTVPIKFVP, from the coding sequence ATGTATATAGTCACCAAATTACACTACCATCGAAAGAGTAAAAAGCTGGATATCGTATTTGACGATGGTCTAGAGTGCTCATTAACCAGTGAGTTTTTGCGCACGCACTCACCCAGTGCACAAGTGCAAGGCCACGGTACGGGTATGAAGTTAGTGTTGAATAAACAGCATGTGGCAATTACTAAACTTGAGCCTGTCGGTCACTATGCTGTACGTTTGAGCTTTGATGATGGCCATAATAGTGGCTTATACAGCTGGCAATATCTCAGAACCTTATCTACTGATCATGACACTCTTTGGGAAAGCTATCAGCAACGCGTTCAAGAGCACAACGAAACCGAGCATACCGTTCCCATTAAGTTTGTACCTTAG
- a CDS encoding VOC family protein yields the protein MSKLTYAHTHEFCWAELRAADWRIAKPFYCALFGWEFEDERAANGDFYTNFNKQGDIIAGMYEMGENKKAAREQSVWQAYVAVLDVEASVATAQALGGALVRGPYDIGEAGSMAIIADPGGAQLTLWQAKQHIGSRRAFEANTPYWHELACRNRDVKEAFYSALFGWHSIHQNVLGVDYVIFSNDDHALAGMIEMNEAWGSKTPPHWMMYFAVLDCDRVAKKAAGLGAKVCVPPTDVPDVGRYAVICDPQGAFFSIIESYMDTITP from the coding sequence ATGAGTAAATTAACCTATGCACACACCCATGAGTTTTGCTGGGCGGAGTTACGGGCTGCAGATTGGCGTATTGCCAAGCCATTCTATTGCGCATTATTCGGTTGGGAGTTTGAGGATGAGCGTGCTGCCAATGGGGATTTTTATACTAACTTCAACAAACAAGGCGACATTATCGCTGGCATGTATGAAATGGGTGAGAATAAGAAGGCAGCGCGAGAGCAAAGTGTTTGGCAAGCTTATGTCGCTGTATTAGATGTTGAGGCGTCAGTTGCCACAGCACAGGCGTTGGGTGGGGCGCTGGTTCGTGGACCGTATGATATTGGAGAAGCGGGCAGCATGGCCATTATTGCCGACCCAGGTGGTGCGCAGCTCACGCTTTGGCAAGCAAAGCAGCATATTGGCAGTCGCAGAGCGTTTGAAGCGAATACTCCCTACTGGCATGAACTGGCTTGTCGCAACCGAGATGTTAAAGAGGCGTTTTATAGTGCCCTATTTGGTTGGCATTCTATCCATCAGAATGTACTGGGTGTGGATTATGTAATTTTCAGTAACGACGACCATGCATTGGCTGGAATGATTGAAATGAATGAGGCATGGGGGTCAAAAACGCCACCCCATTGGATGATGTACTTTGCTGTACTGGACTGTGATAGAGTGGCTAAGAAAGCCGCGGGTTTAGGGGCAAAAGTATGTGTGCCGCCAACTGATGTGCCTGATGTTGGACGTTATGCCGTCATTTGTGATCCGCAAGGGGCGTTTTTTTCTATTATTGAGTCTTATATGGACACGATAACGCCATAG
- a CDS encoding DUF799 domain-containing protein, with the protein MNNIKTLFAFIVAITLSGCASKSKPYDYTEYKNSDPRSVLVVPPINNSSEVIAPYSLLSNVVKPLSESGYYVFPVSLVDETFKSNGLTVAQDIHAVPTQKLHEIFGADAGLYIDIKEYGTSYVVISSDTVVQVDAKLVDLETGTLLWQGSARAASSEQRSNSGGGLVGALVSAALTQIIETTTDAGFNVSVLATQRLLSADMYNGILHGPRSPKYGQPVKL; encoded by the coding sequence GTGAATAATATTAAGACTCTATTTGCGTTTATTGTCGCGATAACACTGAGTGGTTGTGCATCGAAGTCTAAACCATATGATTACACTGAATATAAGAATAGTGATCCACGTTCTGTACTAGTGGTTCCACCTATTAATAATTCATCGGAAGTGATTGCACCTTATAGCCTTTTATCAAATGTGGTTAAGCCGTTGTCTGAATCAGGATATTACGTATTCCCTGTTTCTTTAGTAGATGAAACATTTAAAAGCAATGGTTTAACAGTTGCTCAAGATATCCATGCGGTACCTACGCAGAAGTTGCACGAAATTTTCGGCGCTGATGCTGGTTTATACATAGATATTAAAGAATATGGTACATCCTACGTTGTTATCTCTAGTGATACTGTAGTGCAAGTGGATGCTAAGTTGGTCGACTTAGAGACAGGTACATTGCTATGGCAAGGCAGTGCACGAGCTGCGAGCAGTGAACAACGCTCTAACTCTGGGGGTGGCCTTGTGGGTGCATTGGTGTCTGCTGCTTTGACTCAGATAATTGAAACAACCACAGATGCTGGGTTCAATGTATCGGTATTAGCAACTCAACGATTACTGTCTGCAGATATGTATAATGGCATATTGCATGGACCACGCTCGCCAAAGTATGGTCAACCAGTAAAACTATAA
- a CDS encoding DUF4810 domain-containing protein, protein MKNTVTILAVIAAATLAGCKTVKPLYYHGSYNQNLYQHFKTDETDVGEQINQLEETVQMAENNSMPIAPGILAHLGYLHLKQGNLESGFGYLEQEKTLFPESAKYIDFLIKNAKGEQGE, encoded by the coding sequence ATGAAAAATACAGTTACAATATTAGCAGTAATTGCAGCTGCTACTCTGGCGGGTTGTAAAACAGTTAAGCCACTTTATTATCATGGTTCCTATAACCAGAACCTATATCAACATTTTAAAACAGATGAAACGGATGTAGGCGAGCAAATTAATCAGCTTGAAGAGACAGTTCAGATGGCTGAGAACAACAGCATGCCAATTGCTCCTGGAATACTTGCACATCTTGGGTACCTACACCTAAAACAAGGCAATTTGGAGTCTGGGTTTGGCTACCTTGAACAAGAGAAGACCTTATTTCCTGAATCGGCAAAGTACATTGATTTTTTGATCAAAAATGCAAAAGGAGAGCAAGGTGAATAA
- a CDS encoding CsgG/HfaB family protein produces MLKNKLVILSATVAALLLSGCAATESSRAIEAPKVQSYQMAYSGPKSKLSVGKLQNRSNFQNGIFSSGVDKLGSQAKTILITHLQQSNRFTVLDRANMSEIAQEAGFSGAQQEITGANFVVTGDVSEFGRKEQGDKQLFGILGKGKSQIAYAKVNLNIVDVTTSEVVYSVQGAGEYSLSSREVIGFGGTSGYDSTLNGKVLDLAIREAVNNLVNGINSGHWQP; encoded by the coding sequence TGCTGCTACTGAATCGTCTAGAGCAATTGAGGCACCTAAGGTGCAGTCATATCAAATGGCTTACTCAGGACCCAAAAGCAAACTATCTGTTGGAAAGTTACAAAACCGTTCTAACTTTCAAAACGGTATTTTTAGCTCGGGTGTCGACAAGTTGGGCTCTCAAGCAAAAACAATTCTAATAACTCACCTTCAGCAAAGTAACCGCTTTACTGTATTAGACAGAGCAAATATGTCTGAAATAGCACAAGAGGCGGGTTTTTCTGGTGCCCAACAAGAAATTACGGGTGCAAACTTTGTTGTCACTGGCGATGTAAGTGAATTCGGTCGTAAAGAACAAGGTGACAAGCAGCTGTTTGGTATTTTAGGCAAAGGAAAATCGCAAATTGCATATGCAAAAGTCAATCTGAATATTGTTGATGTAACTACGTCAGAAGTTGTGTATTCAGTACAAGGTGCTGGTGAATACAGCTTATCAAGCCGTGAAGTAATAGGTTTTGGTGGTACCTCAGGCTATGATTCAACACTCAATGGTAAAGTGTTAGATTTAGCAATCAGAGAAGCAGTTAACAATTTGGTCAATGGTATTAACTCAGGTCACTGGCAGCCATAA